Proteins encoded by one window of Lathyrus oleraceus cultivar Zhongwan6 chromosome 1, CAAS_Psat_ZW6_1.0, whole genome shotgun sequence:
- the LOC127136232 gene encoding suppressor of mec-8 and unc-52 protein homolog 2 yields the protein MTASKKNHKDKPVRRKEEKPEEPELPKYRDRAKERREDQNPDYEQTELGFHAVAPPGTVDITSSDAHKLSIEKSKYLGGDVEHTHLVKGLDYALLNKVRSEIKKPDAGDDGDGKPRVPKEDQQVSIRTATAKSVYQWIVKPQTISKTNEMFLPGRMTFIYNMEGGYHHDIPTTLHRSKADCPVPEEMVTVNVDGSVLDRIAKIMSYLRLGSSGKVLKKKKKEKDAKGKFLAVGNGYDREDKLSKVEGVVTKNQTERESILPPPPPLKKNPIISRENQGPAVAREEDDDIFVGEGVNYEIPAPPSPVSEDMEESPRNKERPQYFTEPVYGPVPPSMMDQGWQETNGYDVMQTQAVVGGYQGEWQEYQYAEQLAYPDQYLQQNMQAYDVQSDLNVPQDPRFMTQEEKDRGLGSVFKRDDQRLQQLREQDAREKDPNFISESYSECYPGYQEYNREVVDSDEEADLSKMDMGGRAKGRLHRWDFETEEEWATYNEQKEAMPKAAFQFGVKMQDGRKTRKQNKDQKLNNDLHKINKILSRKKMDKEGNGEAGQYEDEPTPGKKLRV from the exons ATGACTGCATCGAAGAAAAACCACAAAGACAAACCAGTTCGCCGCAA GGAAGAGAAACCGGAAGAACCAGAATTGCCGAAATACAGAGATCGAGCTAAAGAACGTAGAGAAGATCAAAATCCTGATTATGAACAAACTGAACTTGGGTTTCATGCTGTTGCTCCTCCTGGTACTGTTGATATTAC GTCATCTGATGCGCACAAATTATCTATTGAGAAGAGCAAGTACCTTGGAG GTGATGTGGAGCATACACATTTGGTTAAAGGTTTGGATTATGCTTTACTGAACAAAGTAAGGAGTGAGATTAAGAAGCCAGATGCTGGGGATGACGGGGACGGGAAACCCAG AGTACCCAAGGAAGACCAGCAAGTGTCAATTCGCACAGCAACTGCTAAG TCAGTTTATCAGTGGATTGTGAAGCCTCAGACCATTAGCAAGACGAATGAGATGTTCCTTCCCGGTCGAATGACATTCATTTATAATATG GAAGGTGGATACCATCATGATATTCCAACGACCTTGCACCGCAGTAAAGCTGATTGTCCAGTGCCCGAG GAAATGGTTACAGTTAATGTTGATGGATCTGTTCTAGATCGCATTGCTAAAATTATGTCATACCTCCGTCTTGGTTCTTCTGGGAAGGTCctaaagaagaagaaaaaggaaaaagatGCTAAAG GGAAATTTTTGGCTGTCGGTAATGGATATGACAGAGAGGATAAGCTGTCAAAGGTTGAAGGTGTGGTCACAAAGAATCAAACAGAAAGAGAATCTATCCTTCCACCTCCACCCCCCTTGAAGAAAAATCCTATTATTTCAAGGGAGAATCAAGGTCCAGCTGTTGCTAGAGAAGAAGATGATGACATTTTTGTTGGTGAAGGTGTTAACTATGAGATTCCTGCTCCCCCGAGTCCTGTCTCTGAGGACATGGAAGAATCTCCTAGAAACAAAGAAAGACCTCAATATTTCACTGAACCTGTTTATGGTCCTGTCCCACCTTCTATGATGGATCAAGGGTGGCAAGAAACG AATGGATATGATGTAATGCAAACACAAGCCGTGGTTGGTGGCTACCAAGGGGAATGGCAGGAGTACCAGTATGCTGAACAACTGGCTTACCCTGATCAATATCTTCAGCAAAATATGCAGGCTTATGATGTCCAATCAGATTTAAATGTTCCACAAGATCCACGCTTTATGACTCAAGAAGAAAAGGACCGAGGTTTAGGATCAGTGTTTAAACGAGATGACCAGAGACTTCAGCAGCTGAGAGAGCAAGATGCTCGTGAGAAAGACCCTAACTTCATCTCGGAGAGTTACTCTGAATGTTACCCTGGGTATCAAGAATATAACCGTGAGGTGGTAGACAGTGACGAGGAAGCTGACTTGTCTAAAATGGATATGGGAGGAAGG GCAAAGGGCCGTCTTCATAGATGGGACTTTGAAACTGAAGAGGAATGGGCGACTTACAACGAGCAGAAGGAAGCAATGCCAAAAGCTGCATTCCAGTTTGGTGTGAAGATGCAAGATGGTCGGAAAACCCGTAAGCAAAACAAGGACCAGAAACTAAACAACGATTTGCACAAGATCAACAAGATACTTTCAAGAAAGAAGATGGATAAGGAAGGGAATGGTGAGGCTGGCCAATATGAAGATGAGCCCACCCCTGGAAAGAAGCTTCGAGTATGA